From a single Bacillota bacterium genomic region:
- a CDS encoding carbohydrate ABC transporter permease: protein MKIRYSKAEYTFKVINYIFLTLLGISILLPFWEIIKVSFSHPLEVGRIGYRLWPRETSLDGYIHVLNNEYLWLGYKNTIIRIIVGVSIYLILIVLTSYPLSKKNLPHRNFFTVIFVFTMFFSGGLIPEYLLISQTLRLSNTIWALTIPGAISTYTVLIVRNYFMSLPAELEESAKLDGASDFLVLLRIIIPLSMPILATITLWAIVGHWNAWFDCIIYIRNTKKYVLQAILRRIIIDSMGEFYGSGTERDYALSRNINVEVIKACTLIIATLPIMMIYPFLQKYFIKGILIGSLKG, encoded by the coding sequence ATGAAAATTCGCTATTCGAAGGCTGAATATACCTTTAAAGTTATTAACTATATATTCCTTACGTTACTAGGAATTAGTATACTTCTTCCATTTTGGGAAATAATCAAAGTCTCTTTTAGCCATCCACTGGAAGTAGGTAGAATAGGATATAGACTTTGGCCTAGAGAAACTTCTTTGGACGGTTATATTCATGTTTTAAACAATGAGTACCTATGGCTAGGATATAAAAATACAATAATAAGAATTATAGTTGGAGTAAGTATCTATCTAATACTTATTGTTTTGACATCTTACCCACTTTCCAAAAAAAATCTTCCTCATAGAAACTTTTTTACTGTAATTTTTGTATTTACTATGTTCTTTAGTGGAGGTCTAATACCTGAATATCTACTTATTTCTCAAACTTTACGTCTTTCGAACACAATCTGGGCACTTACAATCCCAGGTGCTATAAGTACCTATACTGTTCTTATAGTAAGAAACTATTTTATGTCACTTCCGGCTGAGCTTGAAGAATCTGCTAAATTAGATGGTGCAAGCGACTTTCTAGTATTATTACGTATAATAATTCCTCTTTCTATGCCAATTCTTGCTACAATAACATTGTGGGCAATAGTTGGGCACTGGAATGCGTGGTTTGATTGTATTATATATATAAGGAATACAAAAAAATATGTCCTGCAAGCAATATTAAGAAGAATAATCATTGACTCAATGGGAGAATTCTATGGAAGTGGCACGGAACGGGATTATGCTTTATCGAGGAATATTAATGTCGAAGTAATAAAGGCTTGTACTTTAATTATTGCAACACTTCCTATTATGATGATATATCCTTTCTTACAAAAATATTTTATAAAAGGAATACTTATAGGTTCATTAAAAGGGTAA
- a CDS encoding sugar ABC transporter permease, translating into MDTFNNIKRNIIINKKLGLFNFNKDLFKKYYRYRYFLLMLLPGLIHYIIFKYGPIYGVIIAFKDYRLVDGILASPWVGLKHFKIMFGTSDVWQVFKNTLIISTYKLIFGFPAPIILALLINEVQNIHFKKTIQTISYMPHFLSWVVLSGLLINFLSPSTGPINNLLRALGRQPIFFVADPRYFRAVLVISSIWKEVGWGTIVYLASISNVDIQLYESAVLDGASKFKQAIYITLPSIAPVIVIMLIFAVGGIVNDDFDQIFNLYSPVVYRVADVFSTYVYRMGLENALYSFSTAAGLFKNVIAFILIIITNYIARKLSEYSLW; encoded by the coding sequence ATGGACACTTTTAATAACATAAAAAGAAATATAATAATAAATAAAAAACTTGGTCTATTCAATTTTAATAAAGATCTATTTAAAAAATATTATAGGTATAGATATTTCTTATTAATGTTATTACCTGGTTTAATTCATTATATTATATTTAAATACGGTCCTATTTATGGTGTAATCATTGCTTTCAAAGATTACAGACTTGTAGATGGTATTTTAGCAAGTCCTTGGGTAGGGCTTAAACATTTTAAAATAATGTTTGGTACTTCTGATGTGTGGCAAGTTTTTAAAAATACATTAATTATTAGCACTTATAAATTAATATTTGGATTTCCTGCACCTATTATACTTGCCCTCCTTATTAATGAGGTCCAGAATATTCACTTTAAAAAAACCATACAAACAATTTCATACATGCCTCATTTTTTATCATGGGTAGTATTAAGCGGGTTATTAATTAACTTCCTTTCTCCCTCAACTGGACCAATAAATAATTTATTGAGAGCTTTGGGTAGGCAGCCTATTTTCTTTGTTGCAGATCCCAGGTATTTTCGTGCAGTACTTGTTATTTCTTCTATATGGAAAGAAGTTGGGTGGGGTACTATAGTTTATCTTGCTTCTATATCAAATGTAGATATTCAACTATATGAATCTGCTGTTTTAGATGGAGCAAGTAAATTTAAGCAAGCTATTTATATTACTTTACCATCTATAGCACCAGTAATTGTAATTATGCTAATATTTGCAGTAGGTGGAATAGTAAATGACGACTTTGATCAGATATTTAATTTATATTCCCCTGTTGTATACCGTGTAGCAGATGTGTTTTCTACTTACGTATACCGGATGGGACTTGAAAACGCTTTATATAGTTTTTCAACAGCTGCTGGCCTTTTTAAAAATGTAATTGCTTTTATTTTAATTATAATAACAAATTATATAGCAAGAAAATTAAGTGAGTATTCGTTGTGGTAA
- a CDS encoding helix-turn-helix domain-containing protein produces MLKRIFLKFLSIGLKKSHYRKMLLFYSVFTLSIITTSSFILISYFNNALSNEAKVSNLRLLTQIRVYSDTMLRESVYSLINRKFVDICSDKNVFDFFSDNQPNNLEVLNRLYRDLWLIATNNNIIESIYVYRKTDNTLVSSKEGICISVSASEDTKRQYVNFKLIEEMMLSSARNRWISPIENRDFWGEQPIISFVVSVPLLASESNVLGVVIDRVIKNLSERVNEMEETIRSNQGIIRYKIAMDIINGSISGINELNERLKVVNDGMPYDSFCIIITEMDGRSLNLLSPEQREYELYKTIEIISDIFCRNCKHLSVSANPKRIVTVINFDNYNYIRGNLPTLLQMIRMHTGMNCNIALSEKTDNIFNLRNLFERSEALLNYSFIYNYGNVFIQDIIDNLEKDSKIFDFSLLDNIATLLKSCKISAAKEEVVKIFTLIRTENYTYDHVQSIIIQLIGLFCKIIKEQDIDAHIDRNSIFSSFNEITSLDECQQWILQLIDVYEESVSIRNSSIDTEFINKIVTFISGNIESQLTLNSVAKEFKISPNYLSKIFKVGTGVNFSEFLIQKKLHKAKELLLADRKTTVDDIAKRLGYFNTTYFISLFKENFGITPAKFRKRNLL; encoded by the coding sequence ATGTTAAAGCGAATTTTTCTAAAGTTTTTAAGCATAGGTTTAAAGAAAAGTCATTATAGAAAAATGCTTTTATTTTATTCTGTATTTACCCTTTCTATAATTACGACTTCTTCATTCATATTAATAAGTTATTTTAATAATGCGCTATCAAATGAGGCAAAGGTTTCCAACCTGAGACTTTTGACTCAGATTAGGGTTTATTCCGATACTATGCTGCGAGAAAGTGTTTATTCTTTAATAAATAGAAAATTTGTAGATATTTGTAGTGACAAGAATGTTTTTGATTTTTTTTCAGATAATCAACCAAATAATCTGGAAGTATTAAACAGACTATATCGTGATTTATGGCTTATTGCAACAAACAATAATATTATCGAGTCAATTTATGTATACCGTAAAACTGACAACACTTTGGTATCGTCAAAAGAGGGTATATGTATTTCTGTTTCGGCCTCGGAGGATACTAAACGCCAGTATGTGAATTTTAAGCTTATTGAGGAGATGATGCTATCCTCTGCAAGAAACAGATGGATAAGTCCCATCGAAAATAGAGATTTTTGGGGGGAACAACCAATAATATCGTTTGTGGTCTCAGTACCTCTACTTGCATCCGAAAGTAATGTTCTTGGAGTGGTTATAGACAGGGTTATCAAAAATCTTTCAGAAAGAGTTAATGAGATGGAAGAAACTATTCGAAGCAACCAGGGAATTATAAGGTATAAAATAGCTATGGATATAATTAATGGTAGCATATCCGGAATTAATGAATTAAACGAACGACTTAAAGTGGTTAATGATGGGATGCCTTACGACAGCTTTTGCATAATAATCACAGAGATGGATGGCCGAAGTCTTAACCTGTTGTCACCTGAACAGCGTGAATATGAGCTTTACAAAACAATTGAGATTATAAGTGACATTTTTTGCAGAAACTGCAAACATTTAAGTGTCTCAGCCAATCCAAAGCGGATAGTTACTGTTATAAATTTTGACAATTATAATTATATTAGGGGTAATTTACCAACACTTCTTCAAATGATAAGAATGCATACAGGTATGAATTGCAATATAGCACTGAGTGAAAAAACAGATAACATCTTTAATTTGAGAAATCTCTTTGAACGTAGCGAAGCTTTATTAAACTATAGCTTTATATACAATTATGGAAATGTCTTTATCCAAGACATAATAGATAATCTTGAAAAAGATAGCAAAATTTTTGATTTCTCGCTATTGGATAATATTGCAACACTTTTAAAGTCATGTAAAATATCGGCTGCTAAGGAAGAGGTAGTCAAAATATTTACATTAATCAGAACTGAAAACTATACTTATGACCATGTGCAGAGTATAATTATTCAATTAATCGGGCTGTTTTGTAAAATTATAAAAGAACAGGATATAGATGCACACATAGACAGAAACAGCATATTTTCAAGTTTTAATGAAATAACTTCTCTTGATGAATGCCAGCAATGGATTTTACAGCTAATTGATGTGTATGAAGAAAGTGTAAGTATTCGGAATAGCTCGATAGACACTGAATTTATAAATAAAATAGTAACTTTTATATCTGGAAATATTGAAAGCCAGTTGACTTTAAATAGTGTTGCAAAAGAGTTTAAAATCAGCCCCAATTACTTAAGTAAAATTTTCAAGGTGGGTACAGGGGTAAACTTTTCTGAATTTCTTATACAGAAAAAACTTCACAAGGCAAAGGAATTATTATTGGCAGATAGAAAAACAACAGTAGACGATATAGCAAAAAGGCTTGGATATTTTAACACTACTTATTTTATTTCACTTTTTAAAGAGAATTTTGGAATAACCCCTGCAAAGTTCAGAAAAAGAAATTTACTTTAA
- a CDS encoding NAD(P)/FAD-dependent oxidoreductase: MVYDVVVIGAGVIGCHTARQLSRYKLKICLLEKHSDVASGTSSANSGIIHAGYDAEPGSLKAKFNVRGNKMMDQVARELDVPFKRIGSLVLAFNQDDMIKIKTLYERGLTNGVQGMEILTASQVREKEPNVSEETIGALYAPSAGIICPYELTISAAENAVENGVDIVLECEVKNIKVEGISFCGEDKTLYCNNRPLFDGDRLLYDNDRPLYSIATNQGEFKARYVVNCAGLYADTVAAMVGDTSFTVNSRKGEYILFDKRQGRIVNSVIFQTPTKMGKGILVTPTVDGNLLIGPNAVDINNKNDLSTTREGLDQVLRGAFKSVPGIDKRNIITSFAGLRAIPSTGDFIIGESRVAKGFINVAGIESPGLTAAPAIAEYVVEEILRNTGLKLIPRPGFNPLRRPVKRFRNMEEYELAGLIKENPLYGRIVCRCEKVSAAEIIDSIRRPAGARTLDGIKRRTRAGMGRCQGGFCTPRVMEILSQELDVPIDKITKSGGNSWMLAGRTK; the protein is encoded by the coding sequence ATGGTTTATGATGTTGTAGTTATTGGCGCCGGGGTAATAGGTTGCCATACGGCAAGGCAGCTCTCTAGGTATAAATTGAAAATATGCTTGTTGGAAAAACACTCGGACGTGGCGTCGGGCACAAGTTCGGCAAACAGCGGAATTATCCATGCAGGTTATGATGCAGAACCGGGTAGCCTTAAAGCCAAGTTTAATGTTCGGGGCAATAAAATGATGGATCAGGTTGCTAGAGAGTTGGATGTTCCCTTCAAGAGGATAGGTTCCTTGGTCCTTGCCTTTAACCAAGACGATATGATAAAGATAAAAACTCTGTATGAAAGGGGATTAACAAATGGTGTACAGGGTATGGAAATACTTACAGCTTCCCAGGTACGGGAAAAGGAGCCAAATGTTTCAGAAGAAACAATAGGCGCTTTATATGCTCCCAGTGCAGGCATTATATGTCCTTATGAGCTTACTATAAGTGCCGCAGAAAATGCTGTTGAAAATGGAGTTGATATTGTATTGGAGTGTGAGGTTAAAAACATAAAGGTTGAGGGTATATCATTTTGTGGTGAGGATAAGACATTGTACTGCAATAACAGGCCATTGTTTGATGGGGACAGATTATTGTATGATAATGACCGTCCATTGTACAGTATAGCCACAAACCAAGGTGAGTTTAAGGCAAGGTATGTAGTAAATTGTGCCGGTCTGTATGCAGATACGGTAGCTGCAATGGTTGGAGATACTTCTTTCACGGTAAATTCCAGGAAGGGAGAGTATATACTTTTTGACAAGAGGCAGGGCAGAATAGTAAATTCGGTAATATTTCAGACACCTACAAAAATGGGGAAAGGAATACTGGTTACACCAACAGTAGACGGCAATTTGCTGATTGGACCAAACGCCGTTGATATAAATAATAAAAATGATTTATCGACAACCAGGGAAGGATTGGATCAAGTGTTGCGGGGTGCCTTTAAGTCTGTACCGGGTATAGATAAAAGGAATATCATAACGTCCTTTGCCGGCCTTCGAGCCATACCGTCCACAGGGGATTTTATAATCGGAGAATCAAGAGTGGCAAAAGGTTTTATAAATGTTGCAGGTATAGAATCACCCGGCCTTACTGCAGCCCCTGCCATAGCAGAATATGTTGTTGAGGAAATTCTAAGGAATACGGGATTAAAACTTATTCCGAGACCTGGTTTTAATCCTCTAAGGCGCCCTGTTAAGAGATTTAGAAATATGGAAGAATATGAGCTGGCAGGTTTGATAAAGGAAAACCCTTTATATGGGCGTATTGTGTGCAGGTGTGAAAAGGTCAGCGCTGCAGAAATAATTGATTCTATAAGGAGACCTGCAGGTGCAAGGACCCTGGACGGGATAAAAAGAAGGACCAGGGCCGGTATGGGAAGGTGCCAGGGGGGATTCTGTACGCCGAGGGTTATGGAGATATTATCCCAGGAGCTTGATGTACCCATCGATAAAATAACAAAGTCGGGTGGAAACTCGTGGATGCTGGCAGGCAGGACAAAATGA
- a CDS encoding FAD-dependent oxidoreductase, with the protein MQGIQKVQGIRKARRTQKVQAKNQATEAAREVDLIVIGGGPAGLAAAVEARKCGVENILILEREVELGGILQQCIHTGFGLKIFGEELTGPEYAERFIKQVKDLGIGFKLDTMVIDITGNKTITAVNKSEGLIKLKAKALVLAMGCRERTRGALNIPGTRPAGIYTAGTAQRFVNMEGYLPGKKVVILGSGDIGLIMARRMTLEGASVKMVCELMPYPGGLTRNIVQCLDDYNIPLKLNCTVVEIHGKKRVEGVTIAQVDNNRKPIPNTYEYVECDTLLLSVGLIPENELSMEAGVVIDPVTSGPVVNESMETSIGGIFACGNVVHVHDLVDRVTEEAMRAGRSAAKFILSGKYEGIQPGIRLPDEKSTITTVAGEGIRYVVPQIIRKEYVEENSEILFRVRDVYRNVRISLISGGEKIYSVKKVRVAPGEMESIKLTKQLLEKIRDGHKIIVQLEDI; encoded by the coding sequence ATGCAAGGAATACAGAAAGTCCAGGGAATACGGAAAGCGCGACGAACACAGAAAGTCCAGGCAAAAAACCAGGCAACGGAAGCTGCCAGGGAAGTAGACCTAATAGTAATAGGAGGGGGACCGGCCGGATTGGCTGCGGCTGTTGAAGCACGAAAATGCGGTGTGGAAAACATATTAATCCTTGAAAGGGAAGTTGAGCTTGGGGGTATACTCCAACAGTGCATACACACCGGGTTTGGACTTAAAATTTTTGGTGAAGAGCTTACAGGCCCTGAGTATGCAGAAAGGTTTATTAAGCAGGTGAAAGATTTGGGTATTGGTTTTAAACTTGATACTATGGTCATTGATATTACCGGGAATAAAACCATTACTGCTGTTAACAAAAGTGAAGGGCTTATAAAACTAAAAGCGAAGGCATTAGTGTTGGCCATGGGGTGCAGGGAAAGGACCAGGGGTGCCCTTAACATTCCGGGGACGAGACCTGCGGGAATATATACAGCCGGTACCGCCCAGCGGTTTGTCAATATGGAAGGCTATCTTCCCGGCAAAAAAGTTGTTATTCTGGGTTCAGGAGATATCGGCCTTATAATGGCAAGGCGTATGACTCTTGAAGGCGCATCAGTAAAAATGGTGTGCGAATTAATGCCTTACCCGGGAGGATTAACCAGGAACATTGTTCAATGCTTGGATGATTATAATATACCTCTAAAGCTTAACTGTACTGTTGTTGAAATACATGGCAAAAAGAGGGTGGAGGGTGTTACAATTGCACAGGTAGATAATAACCGAAAGCCAATACCTAATACATATGAGTATGTGGAATGCGATACTTTGCTTCTTTCAGTAGGACTTATACCGGAAAATGAGTTGTCGATGGAAGCGGGGGTCGTGATAGACCCTGTTACTTCAGGGCCTGTTGTAAATGAATCAATGGAGACATCCATTGGAGGGATATTTGCCTGTGGCAATGTAGTGCACGTTCACGACCTGGTTGACCGGGTAACGGAAGAGGCCATGCGGGCAGGAAGAAGCGCAGCTAAGTTTATTTTGTCCGGTAAATATGAAGGTATACAGCCCGGTATCCGCCTTCCGGATGAAAAATCTACCATTACAACAGTTGCAGGTGAAGGGATAAGGTATGTTGTTCCTCAAATAATCAGAAAAGAGTATGTGGAAGAAAATTCGGAAATACTATTTAGGGTAAGGGATGTATACAGAAATGTCAGGATTTCTTTAATAAGCGGAGGTGAAAAAATATATTCCGTTAAAAAGGTTAGGGTTGCACCTGGGGAGATGGAAAGCATAAAGCTTACAAAGCAACTCCTGGAAAAGATAAGGGATGGCCACAAAATTATTGTACAATTAGAAGACATTTAG
- a CDS encoding sn-glycerol-1-phosphate dehydrogenase: MDKNIENLLNTDISDMAGMSFYCDTCKREHSVDIEKIIIEKGAVNTVPAVADGFKEGKVFLVADNNTYRVCGEKVEHLLEEKGFKLKTFVFNTPHQLVPGEQTLGRLLIEVEKDTTLIVAVGSGVINDMCRYLSYKMDIPYIIVGTAPSMDGYASVVTPTIVDGIKATLGGVYPYAIIGDLDILKEAPMEMLYAGFGDILGKLIALTDWDLSRKLNGEKYCDICAAFVRNALEKCINNVDGIKNREEKAIKYLMEALILAGVTMGMFGNSRPASGAEHHFAHYWDEDAISRGEEHPLHGNSVGVGTVVASEIYKLIGDRIPVKVNPPDPKEVRSLLKRLGAWDNPRDLGISRDLFRRSVLHSKDNRPKFTVSHLAGQMGLLEEFSEILTQKFYGGCN, from the coding sequence TTGGATAAAAACATAGAAAACCTATTAAATACTGATATTTCAGACATGGCCGGCATGTCATTTTATTGTGACACATGCAAAAGGGAGCATTCGGTAGATATTGAGAAAATAATCATTGAAAAAGGTGCTGTAAATACAGTTCCGGCTGTTGCTGACGGTTTCAAGGAGGGAAAAGTATTCCTGGTAGCTGATAATAATACATACCGTGTATGTGGGGAGAAGGTTGAACATCTTTTAGAAGAAAAAGGGTTTAAACTGAAAACCTTTGTTTTTAATACCCCTCATCAGCTTGTGCCCGGAGAACAGACGCTTGGACGGCTTCTTATAGAAGTGGAGAAGGATACGACCCTCATAGTTGCTGTTGGGTCAGGAGTAATAAATGATATGTGCAGGTATTTGAGTTATAAGATGGACATACCTTATATTATTGTTGGTACAGCTCCTTCCATGGACGGCTATGCATCAGTGGTTACACCAACCATAGTTGATGGAATTAAAGCTACTTTGGGAGGAGTATATCCGTATGCAATCATAGGTGATCTTGACATCTTGAAAGAGGCTCCTATGGAAATGCTTTATGCAGGCTTCGGCGACATACTTGGAAAGCTTATAGCCCTTACTGACTGGGATCTTTCCAGGAAATTAAACGGGGAAAAGTATTGTGATATCTGTGCAGCTTTTGTAAGAAATGCTCTTGAAAAATGTATCAATAATGTTGATGGAATAAAAAACCGGGAAGAAAAAGCAATTAAATACCTCATGGAAGCCCTGATATTGGCCGGCGTAACAATGGGCATGTTTGGAAACTCAAGACCGGCTTCGGGAGCCGAGCACCACTTTGCCCATTACTGGGATGAGGATGCTATTTCAAGGGGAGAAGAACATCCTCTCCATGGTAACTCTGTCGGTGTAGGAACAGTTGTCGCATCAGAAATTTATAAGCTTATAGGCGACAGAATTCCTGTAAAAGTTAATCCTCCGGACCCTAAGGAAGTAAGGAGTTTACTTAAGCGCCTGGGAGCATGGGATAATCCCCGAGATTTAGGTATAAGCAGGGACCTTTTCAGGAGGAGTGTTCTTCATTCAAAAGATAATAGGCCTAAATTCACTGTTTCACACCTGGCAGGCCAGATGGGGCTATTAGAGGAGTTTTCAGAGATTTTAACACAAAAGTTTTATGGAGGGTGCAACTAA
- a CDS encoding HAD-IIA family hydrolase, whose amino-acid sequence MGTKNLTFRDKKLFVLDMDGTFYLGDKILEGSLDFIEKVKETGKEFMFFTNNASKTSEYYKNKLLKMGCKVNGKNIVTAGDVTIEYLIENYPGKKVYLVGTPLLEDSFRKAGIDLVQEDADAVVVSFDLTLTYEKLSKACTFIRKGATFIATHMDLNCPTEHGFIPDCGSICAMVTASTGVKPRYLGKPFKETVDMIERISGYKKNEIVIIGDRLYTDIATGYNNGVTSILVLTGETKLEDIAQSDIKPDFIFPSLGCVAQVL is encoded by the coding sequence ATGGGCACAAAAAATTTGACCTTCAGGGATAAAAAACTTTTTGTGCTTGATATGGACGGCACTTTCTACCTGGGAGACAAGATTCTGGAAGGTTCCTTAGACTTTATAGAAAAAGTAAAGGAAACAGGGAAGGAATTTATGTTTTTTACCAACAACGCTTCTAAAACTTCTGAATATTATAAAAATAAGCTTTTGAAGATGGGGTGCAAGGTTAATGGAAAAAACATTGTTACGGCAGGAGATGTAACTATTGAATACCTCATTGAAAATTATCCCGGCAAAAAAGTATATCTTGTAGGTACCCCTCTACTGGAAGACAGTTTCAGGAAGGCAGGGATAGACCTGGTACAGGAAGATGCGGATGCGGTAGTAGTAAGCTTTGATTTGACCCTTACCTATGAAAAGTTATCAAAAGCCTGTACCTTTATCAGGAAAGGGGCAACCTTTATTGCAACACATATGGATTTAAATTGTCCCACAGAACATGGGTTTATTCCGGACTGCGGCTCCATATGTGCCATGGTTACTGCTTCGACAGGGGTTAAACCCAGGTACCTTGGGAAACCTTTTAAAGAAACTGTTGATATGATAGAGAGAATATCAGGCTACAAAAAGAATGAAATAGTTATTATCGGCGACAGATTATATACGGATATAGCAACAGGTTATAATAACGGAGTAACAAGTATCCTTGTACTTACCGGCGAAACGAAACTGGAAGATATTGCTCAATCAGATATTAAGCCGGATTTCATCTTCCCGTCCCTGGGATGTGTGGCACAAGTTTTATGA
- a CDS encoding DUF1667 domain-containing protein, which produces MAKYNSVKGETKLVKKNITCIVCPVGCNLEISYKDGKVIEVSGYTCKKGMDYGWAEGTNPKRVLTTTVRIKGGRLPVLPVKSEKPLPKDLLFECMKVINAVRLEAPVALGDVVVENILGTGVNIVAVKSSS; this is translated from the coding sequence ATGGCAAAATATAATTCGGTAAAAGGAGAGACTAAATTGGTAAAAAAGAACATTACTTGCATAGTGTGTCCTGTGGGGTGTAACCTCGAAATATCCTATAAGGATGGAAAGGTTATTGAAGTATCGGGCTACACTTGTAAAAAAGGTATGGATTATGGCTGGGCTGAAGGTACAAATCCGAAAAGGGTTTTGACCACCACTGTAAGGATAAAAGGCGGAAGATTGCCTGTTTTGCCGGTAAAATCGGAGAAACCTTTACCCAAGGATTTGCTTTTTGAATGCATGAAAGTGATAAATGCTGTTAGACTTGAGGCGCCGGTAGCTTTAGGAGACGTAGTTGTGGAAAACATACTTGGTACCGGCGTGAATATAGTTGCTGTAAAAAGCAGTTCATAA
- a CDS encoding flagellar hook-basal body protein, with product MIRGLYASGWSMMANSRKMDVIANNLSNINTNGFKKDSVIFESFPELLAKRVNDYRSIANPSGMLGTMEISSDVGEIFTYYRQGQLNKTGNRLDLAISDTGNAFFTIGVAAPDGTIRELYTRDGAFTINSQNFLATKDGYLVMGQNGPLRLQDREFIVEEDGTIIQDGAVIDRLLIRSFANTSTLRKIGSNLVGRTEQTEEQPFNGRVLQEFLEQSNVNVIREMVDMVTVLRAYEANQKILQIQDSTLEKAVNEVGVVR from the coding sequence ATGATACGTGGGTTGTATGCCTCAGGCTGGAGTATGATGGCCAATAGCAGAAAAATGGATGTAATAGCGAATAATCTTTCAAATATTAACACAAACGGCTTCAAAAAGGATTCTGTTATATTTGAAAGTTTTCCGGAATTACTTGCCAAACGTGTAAATGATTACAGAAGCATTGCAAATCCTTCAGGCATGCTGGGTACAATGGAAATAAGCAGCGATGTGGGAGAAATCTTTACTTATTACCGCCAGGGACAATTGAACAAAACTGGCAACAGGCTTGACCTTGCTATATCTGACACCGGTAATGCTTTCTTTACCATAGGTGTTGCAGCACCTGACGGTACTATAAGGGAGCTCTATACAAGAGATGGCGCTTTCACAATAAATTCTCAAAATTTTCTCGCTACGAAAGACGGATACCTGGTTATGGGACAAAATGGGCCTCTCCGCCTGCAAGACAGGGAATTTATTGTTGAGGAGGATGGGACAATTATTCAGGATGGTGCAGTGATAGACAGGCTGTTAATCAGGAGTTTTGCGAATACATCGACATTACGCAAGATTGGTTCGAATTTGGTGGGAAGGACAGAGCAAACAGAAGAACAGCCCTTTAACGGCAGAGTTCTTCAGGAGTTTTTGGAACAATCAAATGTAAATGTTATCAGGGAAATGGTGGATATGGTGACTGTTTTGCGTGCCTATGAAGCAAACCAAAAAATACTGCAGATCCAGGACAGTACCCTGGAAAAAGCAGTTAACGAAGTAGGCGTTGTAAGGTGA
- a CDS encoding flagellar hook-basal body protein translates to MMRALWTAGSGMIAQQFNVDVISNNLANVNTTAYKKERVEFKDLLYETLSRAHVLEDRGVPVNLQVGHGTIVSATVKNFQSGSFEKTDNPFDFAINGEGFFMVLGPRDEILYTRDGSFKISVTDMGKMLTTSDGYPVLDEFGTEIIFDYDLDLSKLNVSEDGNLSYTDEEGITIPLGQRIGIVGFDNRNGLESIGKNFYAATSASGEPIPNEELVNKSVLMQRYLETSNVQVVEEMVKLIVAQRAYELNSKAIQSSDEMIGMANNLKR, encoded by the coding sequence ATGATGAGGGCTCTTTGGACTGCAGGCTCAGGAATGATTGCCCAACAATTTAACGTGGATGTAATATCAAATAATCTTGCTAATGTTAATACAACGGCATACAAAAAAGAAAGGGTGGAATTTAAGGATTTGCTTTATGAAACTTTAAGCAGGGCACATGTCCTTGAAGACAGAGGGGTACCTGTAAACCTTCAAGTAGGGCATGGAACTATAGTATCTGCTACAGTTAAGAATTTTCAATCAGGAAGTTTTGAAAAAACAGATAATCCCTTTGATTTTGCAATAAATGGAGAAGGATTTTTTATGGTACTGGGCCCAAGAGACGAGATTTTATATACCAGGGACGGTAGCTTCAAAATAAGTGTAACCGATATGGGGAAAATGCTTACAACTTCCGACGGCTATCCCGTGCTGGATGAGTTCGGGACAGAGATAATATTCGACTATGATTTGGATTTATCAAAATTGAATGTCTCAGAAGACGGAAATTTAAGTTACACTGACGAGGAGGGAATAACCATACCCCTTGGGCAGAGAATAGGGATTGTCGGTTTTGACAACAGGAACGGCCTTGAGAGTATTGGAAAAAATTTTTATGCAGCAACATCCGCTTCAGGAGAACCTATTCCCAACGAGGAACTGGTAAATAAAAGCGTATTAATGCAAAGGTACTTAGAAACATCAAATGTCCAGGTAGTGGAAGAAATGGTAAAGTTGATTGTTGCCCAGAGGGCGTATGAGTTAAATTCAAAAGCAATACAGTCTTCTGATGAAATGATTGGAATGGCGAATAATTTGAAGAGATAG